Proteins from a genomic interval of Deinococcus ruber:
- a CDS encoding carbohydrate kinase family protein, which translates to MSSEAHLSSLSTPARGGAPRPAPAPILVSLGDLAWDVLAKPDTLLLAGGDTTGRMELSGGGSAANLAVWAQRVGFPSTFVGKIGDDTFGELALATLREEGVGLEVTVSREHPTGVILALIDGRGQRAMLTGKGADWELLPAELPIATIQSARHLHLTAWSLFRDPPRRAALEAARVAHAAGVTLSLDPGSFQMIEQLGRSRFLKIIDSIPFDIIFPNADEARAMSGEDTPERALDWFREHYPAALVVLKMDEHGALLEGPQQARAHVSATDDHPQDATGAGDAFGGAFLASYLLHQNAVRAAECAAQVGGWVVSRFGARPPIDDELQARLAPFQQSAAGVQP; encoded by the coding sequence ATGAGTTCAGAGGCGCATCTTTCCAGTTTGTCGACGCCCGCCCGTGGGGGCGCACCCCGTCCAGCTCCCGCTCCGATTCTGGTTTCGCTGGGCGATCTGGCCTGGGACGTGCTCGCCAAGCCCGATACCCTGCTGCTGGCGGGCGGCGACACCACCGGGCGCATGGAACTGTCGGGCGGCGGCAGCGCGGCCAATCTGGCGGTGTGGGCGCAGCGGGTGGGGTTTCCCAGCACCTTTGTCGGCAAGATCGGAGACGATACCTTCGGAGAACTGGCGCTGGCGACGCTGCGCGAGGAAGGCGTGGGCCTGGAAGTGACCGTCTCTCGCGAGCACCCGACCGGGGTGATTCTGGCGCTGATCGACGGACGCGGCCAGCGGGCCATGCTGACCGGCAAGGGCGCAGACTGGGAACTGCTGCCCGCCGAGCTGCCCATCGCCACCATCCAGAGTGCCCGTCATCTGCACCTCACCGCCTGGAGCCTGTTCCGCGACCCGCCGCGCCGCGCTGCCCTCGAAGCGGCGCGGGTTGCACACGCAGCGGGCGTCACGCTGTCGCTCGACCCCGGCAGCTTCCAGATGATCGAACAGCTCGGACGCAGCCGGTTTCTCAAGATCATCGACAGCATTCCTTTCGACATTATTTTCCCCAACGCCGACGAGGCGCGGGCCATGAGCGGCGAGGATACCCCTGAGCGGGCGCTCGACTGGTTCCGCGAGCATTACCCGGCAGCGCTGGTCGTGTTGAAGATGGATGAGCACGGAGCGCTGCTGGAAGGCCCGCAGCAGGCCAGGGCGCATGTGTCGGCCACCGACGACCACCCGCAGGACGCCACTGGAGCCGGAGACGCCTTCGGGGGCGCGTTTCTGGCCTCGTACCTGCTGCATCAGAATGCGGTGCGGGCCGCCGAATGTGCGGCGCAGGTGGGCGGCTGGGTGGTGTCGCGCTTTGGAGCACGCCCACCCATCGACGACGAACTTCAGGCGCGGCTGGCTCCCTTTCAGCAGAGCGCAGCAGGCGTGCAGCCATGA
- a CDS encoding IMPACT family protein, whose product MSLDAFTTVAALHRFDAVIENSEFLAFCTRADTPEAALAWIKSIRAERPDATHVCWAYVIGAAYRFSDDGEPGGTAGQPILRAIQGQQLDHVAAAVVRYYGGTNLGTGGLARAYGGTAAECLRTAPRLEVRPRVQVSVHVPFERVSTLYHLLAAFDVDRGEEVYGQDGLQLALGVYPDEVERLTEALRDATRGAGRVVMGDA is encoded by the coding sequence GTGAGTCTGGACGCCTTCACCACCGTGGCAGCGCTGCACCGCTTTGACGCAGTGATCGAAAACAGCGAATTCCTGGCGTTCTGCACGCGGGCCGATACCCCAGAAGCGGCGCTGGCGTGGATCAAGTCCATTCGGGCCGAGCGCCCCGACGCCACCCACGTCTGCTGGGCCTACGTGATCGGGGCGGCCTACCGCTTCTCGGACGACGGCGAGCCGGGCGGCACGGCGGGTCAGCCGATTCTGCGGGCCATTCAGGGGCAACAGCTGGATCATGTGGCGGCAGCGGTGGTGCGCTACTACGGCGGCACCAACCTGGGAACGGGCGGTCTGGCCCGCGCCTACGGGGGCACTGCCGCCGAATGCCTGCGAACCGCGCCCCGGCTGGAGGTGCGCCCCCGCGTACAGGTCAGCGTTCACGTCCCGTTTGAACGCGTCAGCACGCTGTATCACCTGCTGGCGGCTTTCGATGTGGACAGGGGAGAGGAAGTCTACGGCCAGGACGGGCTGCAACTGGCGCTGGGCGTGTATCCAGACGAGGTAGAGCGGCTGACCGAGGCGCTCAGGGACGCGACGCGGGGAGCGGGAAGGGTCGTGATGGGTGATGCGTGA
- the mltG gene encoding endolytic transglycosylase MltG has translation MNAPAVTPPPGAPLPPRRRGWRWWHVLLLLLVLILLVVGGAAAYIYDLTRPPAAVSGNEKQPYTLEVKPGDTLMGAAERLQQAGIVRSGDVLRTIMRVRGTAGRLREGYYDLPVGLDAFQVAERLADTPRPRVRTVTIPEGKRLKDLPAIFAAAGLGDAAGLKASLNDAKLSRYARGTLEGFLFPATYPFRPEVSSKDIVNTLVTRMEQEFTPERVATARKLGLSVADWVTLASMVQAEAANTAEMPTIAGIFLNRLKEDIALGADPTVAYGLGKDLNQLDRSAGDFTKDTPYNTYTRRGLPAGPINNPGEAALLSILSSRRTTAAGKQALYFVHGLDGKIHVNSDYAAHLRDVARYR, from the coding sequence ATGAACGCGCCCGCTGTGACGCCCCCGCCCGGTGCGCCGCTTCCTCCCCGGCGGCGGGGCTGGCGCTGGTGGCATGTCTTGTTGCTGCTGCTGGTGCTGATTCTGCTGGTGGTGGGCGGCGCGGCGGCCTACATCTACGACCTGACGCGCCCGCCCGCTGCGGTATCGGGCAACGAAAAGCAGCCGTATACCCTGGAGGTCAAGCCCGGCGACACGCTGATGGGCGCGGCGGAACGGCTTCAGCAGGCGGGCATCGTGCGGTCTGGCGACGTGCTCAGAACCATCATGCGGGTACGCGGCACGGCGGGGCGGCTGCGCGAAGGGTATTACGATCTTCCGGTGGGGCTGGACGCCTTTCAGGTGGCCGAGCGGCTGGCCGACACGCCCCGTCCACGCGTCCGTACCGTGACCATCCCCGAGGGCAAGCGCCTGAAAGACCTGCCCGCCATCTTCGCGGCAGCGGGGCTGGGTGACGCTGCTGGCCTGAAAGCCTCGCTGAACGATGCCAAGCTCAGCCGGTATGCCCGGGGCACGCTGGAAGGATTTCTCTTTCCGGCAACGTATCCGTTTCGCCCGGAGGTCAGCAGCAAGGACATCGTGAACACCCTGGTCACGCGCATGGAGCAGGAATTTACGCCGGAGCGCGTGGCAACTGCCCGCAAGCTGGGCCTGAGCGTGGCCGACTGGGTGACGCTGGCGAGCATGGTGCAGGCCGAGGCTGCCAACACCGCCGAGATGCCGACCATCGCGGGCATCTTCCTGAACCGTCTGAAGGAAGACATCGCTCTGGGAGCCGATCCGACCGTGGCGTATGGCCTGGGCAAAGACCTGAATCAGCTGGACCGCAGCGCCGGAGACTTCACCAAAGACACGCCCTATAACACCTATACCCGCAGGGGTCTGCCCGCTGGCCCGATCAATAATCCCGGCGAGGCCGCGCTGCTCAGCATCCTCAGTTCGCGGCGAACGACGGCAGCAGGCAAGCAGGCGCTGTACTTCGTACACGGTCTGGACGGCAAGATTCACGTGAACTCGGACTACGCGGCCCACCTGCGCGACGTGGCCCGCTACCGCTGA
- a CDS encoding LptF/LptG family permease, whose translation MQHRLLRYVFKEVVPWYLGGVLLFLALQMTNALATTAGLLISYRVPFAEAASLFGNQVPGLLGRCLVVAVPFALLLAFGRLAKDSEFKAARAGGVRPLSLLLPLLLPALAIGGLIYYNSGWLTPQGQQKWWNAWYGVYNQSPPPPSTEKYAYAQGDTFYSAGRVQNDSGSAQAQLSGVLVIQGDTTYSAPVGRWDSAAHTWTLPGGSVVGPDGVPRPFNTPVTLPERDVLRRPAAPLDQSATPDLRQQLAVLRAQSPLPTEGSRSVAFELAHRVADAFTPFVFVLAAGALGLLLSNRAWAAAGVILFIFGFYVLWSTAPELARTGAMSPTLAAWFPNVVFLLLGGGLAWRLR comes from the coding sequence GTGCAGCACAGATTGCTTCGGTATGTCTTCAAAGAGGTGGTTCCCTGGTATCTGGGCGGTGTTCTGCTGTTCCTTGCGCTCCAGATGACCAACGCGCTCGCCACCACCGCCGGTCTGCTGATTTCCTACCGGGTGCCGTTTGCAGAAGCTGCCTCGCTGTTCGGCAATCAGGTGCCGGGACTGCTGGGGCGCTGCCTGGTGGTGGCGGTGCCGTTCGCGCTGCTGCTGGCCTTCGGGCGGCTCGCCAAGGACTCGGAATTCAAGGCGGCCAGGGCAGGCGGCGTGCGGCCCCTGTCGCTGCTGCTGCCCCTGCTGTTGCCCGCCCTCGCCATCGGTGGCCTGATCTATTACAACTCGGGGTGGCTGACTCCGCAGGGCCAGCAGAAGTGGTGGAATGCGTGGTACGGCGTGTACAACCAGTCCCCGCCCCCACCCAGCACCGAAAAATACGCGTATGCCCAGGGCGACACCTTCTATTCGGCAGGCAGAGTGCAGAACGACAGCGGCAGCGCACAGGCGCAGCTGTCGGGCGTGCTGGTCATTCAGGGCGACACGACGTACAGCGCACCCGTGGGCCGCTGGGACTCTGCCGCACACACCTGGACGCTACCGGGCGGCTCGGTGGTGGGGCCAGACGGCGTGCCCAGGCCCTTTAACACTCCGGTGACGCTGCCAGAGCGCGACGTACTCCGCAGACCCGCCGCGCCGCTGGATCAGAGTGCGACGCCCGATCTGCGCCAGCAACTCGCAGTGCTCAGAGCGCAGAGTCCACTGCCCACCGAGGGCAGCCGCAGCGTAGCCTTCGAACTGGCCCACCGGGTCGCCGACGCCTTCACGCCGTTTGTCTTCGTGCTGGCGGCGGGCGCACTGGGGCTGCTGCTCAGCAACCGTGCGTGGGCCGCCGCCGGAGTGATCCTGTTCATCTTCGGCTTTTATGTGCTGTGGAGCACCGCGCCCGAACTGGCCCGCACCGGGGCCATGTCGCCCACACTGGCGGCGTGGTTTCCAAATGTGGTGTTTCTGCTGCTGGGCGGCGGGCTGGCATGGCGGCTGAGATGA
- a CDS encoding N-acetylmuramoyl-L-alanine amidase family protein: MWTRTALLTTLLGVSGAALGATPPADPFLRSGPQTQQPSLGPMGVPVQPSAGQPMLPTAVGSPSPAPAPAAAPATVFGTPRFNTTGSSTRVVFDLPPGVSYTLTPTFTGLRLDARGVTVRSLHLTRPGASVADYTLTPVTNGAQAILVTPFPLGSTDGWTAHETNISNGGQVLILTFGSTLTGGADATVSGSVQSVASPSAVPIPVASVNPPPGTPQPGTPPVAVPNSDLPPGDTNTPLTPSTLPATTPALAGSTDVSRLTLGVIPGTTLAGVDGPVVGPPRVGKNPGLTRVVLDLPPGTGFRLTPLPLGLRVDLTGVSAPSSSLQSSPLSPELQGWSVSPTLTGISYTFVTGSAITLRSGWRDVLLPPAPGSTLSRLAIDLAPALADTSPLGGLALAPLVSQRRSVLAFSGNPARPRVVLDPGHGGIDPGAQGLVNEKVVTLDVARRVRSDLSAAGIDVLMTRDADTQLSRDKATDLSMRAALGTHVAQLYVSIHVNSTEGASLLRGYGIETWWNRNNPNSQALAQLLQRDVIASTAAFSRGLQSGRSLAVLRENKLPAALVEVGFTSHPVDGQNLLDSNYLDRVAFGIASGIRDALASQLGANWR, encoded by the coding sequence GTGTGGACGCGCACCGCTCTGCTCACGACCCTGCTGGGTGTTTCCGGTGCCGCTCTGGGAGCCACGCCGCCCGCCGACCCCTTTCTGCGGAGTGGCCCCCAGACGCAGCAGCCCAGCCTCGGCCCTATGGGCGTGCCGGTACAACCCAGTGCCGGGCAGCCAATGCTGCCGACTGCGGTGGGCAGCCCGTCTCCTGCTCCTGCCCCCGCCGCAGCTCCCGCCACCGTGTTCGGTACGCCGCGCTTCAACACCACCGGCAGCAGCACCCGCGTGGTCTTTGACCTGCCACCGGGCGTGTCGTACACGCTCACGCCCACGTTTACCGGGCTACGGCTCGACGCTCGCGGCGTCACGGTGCGTTCGCTGCATCTGACGCGTCCCGGTGCGTCGGTGGCCGATTACACCCTGACCCCCGTAACAAACGGCGCACAGGCGATTCTGGTCACGCCCTTTCCGCTGGGAAGTACCGACGGCTGGACGGCCCACGAAACCAACATTTCGAATGGCGGACAGGTCCTGATCCTGACGTTCGGCTCCACGCTGACAGGCGGGGCCGACGCCACCGTCAGCGGCAGCGTGCAGTCGGTAGCGTCTCCCTCGGCTGTTCCGATTCCGGTCGCCAGCGTCAATCCGCCGCCTGGAACCCCGCAGCCTGGAACGCCTCCCGTCGCCGTACCGAACAGCGACCTGCCACCGGGCGACACCAACACGCCGCTCACGCCTTCTACGCTGCCCGCCACCACGCCCGCTCTGGCAGGCAGCACCGACGTCTCGCGCCTGACGCTGGGCGTCATCCCCGGCACCACTCTGGCAGGCGTAGATGGCCCGGTCGTGGGACCGCCCAGGGTGGGCAAGAATCCTGGCCTGACCCGCGTGGTCCTCGATCTGCCGCCCGGCACCGGCTTTCGTCTTACGCCGCTGCCGCTGGGTTTGCGGGTCGATCTGACCGGAGTGAGCGCCCCAAGCAGCTCTCTGCAATCTTCGCCGCTGTCCCCCGAACTTCAGGGCTGGAGCGTGTCGCCCACCCTGACCGGAATTTCCTACACCTTCGTTACCGGCTCTGCCATCACGCTGCGGAGTGGCTGGCGCGACGTGCTGCTGCCACCCGCACCGGGCAGCACGCTCTCACGGCTCGCCATCGATCTGGCTCCGGCCCTGGCCGACACCTCGCCGCTGGGGGGGCTGGCACTGGCACCGCTGGTCAGTCAGCGCCGGAGCGTGCTGGCCTTCAGCGGCAACCCGGCGCGGCCCCGCGTAGTGCTCGATCCGGGTCACGGCGGCATCGACCCCGGCGCTCAGGGACTGGTCAACGAAAAGGTTGTTACGCTCGACGTGGCCCGCCGTGTCCGCAGCGACCTGAGCGCCGCCGGAATCGACGTGCTCATGACCCGCGACGCCGACACGCAGCTCAGCCGCGACAAGGCCACCGACCTGAGCATGCGGGCCGCCCTGGGAACCCACGTCGCGCAGCTGTACGTCAGCATTCACGTCAACAGCACCGAGGGCGCGTCGCTGCTTCGCGGGTACGGCATCGAAACGTGGTGGAACCGCAACAATCCCAACTCGCAGGCGCTGGCTCAGCTGCTCCAGCGCGACGTGATCGCCAGCACGGCGGCCTTCTCGCGGGGGCTTCAGAGCGGGCGTTCGCTGGCGGTGCTGCGCGAGAACAAGCTGCCAGCGGCGCTGGTTGAGGTCGGGTTTACCAGTCATCCGGTGGATGGGCAGAATCTGCTCGACAGCAATTACCTTGACCGGGTGGCGTTTGGGATTGCGTCGGGGATTCGGGATGCGTTGGCGTCGCAGCTTGGGGCGAACTGGCGGTAA
- a CDS encoding PaaI family thioesterase, producing the protein MPEAAIFHLTPEDIATLSPTDLAARLSHRPGTLGERMGIVLLEASPERLVATLPVEGNRQPAGRLHGGASAALAEELASIGSWLNLDIRREVAVGVDLNITHVRGATGGDVRGVAERVYRGRSVLVWTVSIFNEHGKLTSTARCTCNVVRV; encoded by the coding sequence ATGCCAGAAGCCGCAATCTTCCACCTGACCCCAGAAGACATCGCCACCCTTTCCCCCACCGACCTCGCTGCCCGCCTGTCTCACCGCCCCGGCACCCTCGGCGAGCGTATGGGCATCGTGCTGCTGGAGGCCAGCCCTGAGCGCCTGGTGGCAACCCTCCCGGTCGAGGGCAACCGCCAGCCTGCCGGACGGCTGCACGGCGGGGCGAGCGCGGCGCTGGCCGAGGAACTGGCGAGCATCGGAAGCTGGCTGAATCTGGATATTCGCAGGGAAGTGGCGGTGGGCGTGGACCTGAACATCACGCACGTGCGCGGCGCGACCGGCGGCGACGTGCGCGGGGTGGCCGAGCGGGTCTACCGGGGCCGCTCGGTGCTGGTCTGGACGGTCAGCATCTTCAACGAGCACGGCAAGCTGACCAGCACGGCCCGCTGCACCTGCAACGTGGTCAGGGTCTGA
- a CDS encoding NUDIX domain-containing protein — MSPADPTRHANWPLLVPAEEQPWKTLSSTQISPPPREMRRDAILTQAGAELEYVYRPRGPRAVFILPVTAAGEAVLIRQYRYPLRATISEVVAGGVEHGEDLLAAAARELKEEVGGTASEWVALPGFYAQPSSSGVVFYPLLALGVTLGEAQHEASELIEPLVLPLPEAYRRLDAGDIFDGPSSLTMFHARRVLQERGLL, encoded by the coding sequence ATGTCGCCCGCCGATCCCACTCGCCATGCCAACTGGCCGCTGCTGGTGCCTGCTGAAGAGCAACCGTGGAAAACACTTTCCAGTACGCAGATTTCGCCGCCCCCACGCGAGATGCGCCGCGACGCGATTCTGACCCAGGCGGGTGCGGAACTGGAGTACGTGTACCGTCCACGCGGCCCCCGCGCCGTGTTCATCCTGCCGGTTACTGCCGCCGGGGAAGCGGTGCTAATTCGCCAGTACCGCTATCCGCTGCGGGCGACCATCAGCGAGGTGGTGGCGGGCGGGGTGGAACACGGCGAGGACCTGCTGGCGGCGGCGGCCCGCGAACTGAAGGAAGAGGTGGGCGGCACGGCGAGCGAGTGGGTGGCGCTGCCCGGCTTTTACGCTCAGCCGAGTTCCAGCGGCGTGGTGTTCTATCCGCTGCTGGCGCTGGGCGTGACGCTGGGAGAAGCGCAGCATGAAGCGAGCGAACTGATCGAACCGCTGGTGCTGCCGCTGCCGGAAGCGTACCGACGACTCGACGCCGGAGACATCTTCGACGGCCCCAGCAGCCTCACGATGTTTCATGCGCGGCGAGTCTTGCAGGAGCGCGGACTGCTGTGA
- a CDS encoding LptF/LptG family permease — protein MRRFDRYVLEEILPYLYSGLAVVILLLLLAALQTVIAPLLAKGAAPLLVLRLVALQVPEAVSRGLPIALLFAAMLGLSRLSADAELKAAQSGGLPGTRLFWPVLMLSLGVALFSFTVAETLVPRAKVQSLTVQRDIVLDNPRVLGLGQSGVVLQDALGRAISVAKVGTGGELEGLRIVTLRSGQSAREVMTARRGTLKGNVLTLYDGQRITYQDARPVTVVRFQSGTLPVQDVQASLNPDDTLLPIYKPLPELLASVRELRAQGISAPREFTALQRKFAEPLAAVTMAFFAVALSVYSFRSGVNIGLVWVLMLTFAYYATWSVFRIMGETGAIAPQLAAWTPTLMYLLAGLGLLWAAARR, from the coding sequence CTGCGCCGCTTTGACCGCTACGTGCTGGAAGAAATCTTGCCTTATCTGTACTCGGGGCTGGCGGTGGTGATTCTGCTGCTGCTGCTGGCGGCGCTGCAAACGGTGATCGCGCCGCTGCTGGCAAAGGGAGCCGCGCCCCTGCTGGTGCTGCGGCTGGTGGCGTTGCAGGTGCCGGAAGCGGTGTCGCGGGGGCTGCCCATCGCGCTGCTGTTCGCGGCGATGCTGGGCCTGTCGCGCCTGTCAGCCGACGCCGAACTCAAGGCGGCGCAGTCGGGCGGTCTGCCGGGTACACGGCTGTTCTGGCCGGTGCTGATGCTGTCGCTGGGGGTGGCACTCTTCAGCTTCACGGTGGCCGAAACGCTGGTGCCGCGTGCCAAGGTGCAGAGCCTGACGGTGCAGCGCGACATCGTGCTCGACAATCCCCGCGTGCTGGGCCTGGGGCAGAGTGGCGTGGTGCTTCAGGACGCGCTGGGGCGGGCCATCAGCGTGGCGAAGGTGGGTACGGGCGGCGAGCTGGAAGGTCTGCGGATCGTGACGCTGCGGAGCGGACAGAGCGCCCGCGAAGTCATGACGGCGCGGCGCGGCACCCTGAAAGGCAACGTGTTGACGCTGTACGACGGGCAGCGCATCACCTATCAGGATGCTCGCCCGGTCACGGTGGTGCGCTTTCAGAGCGGCACGCTGCCGGTGCAGGACGTGCAGGCCAGCCTGAATCCCGACGATACCCTGCTGCCCATTTATAAGCCGCTGCCCGAACTGCTTGCCAGCGTGCGTGAGTTGCGGGCGCAGGGGATCAGCGCACCCCGCGAGTTCACGGCGCTCCAGCGCAAGTTTGCCGAACCGCTGGCGGCAGTCACGATGGCATTTTTTGCAGTGGCCCTGAGTGTGTATTCGTTTCGCAGCGGCGTCAATATCGGACTGGTGTGGGTGCTGATGCTGACGTTCGCGTATTACGCCACCTGGAGCGTTTTCCGGATCATGGGCGAAACCGGGGCGATTGCGCCGCAACTGGCCGCCTGGACACCCACGCTGATGTATCTGCTGGCAGGGCTGGGACTGCTCTGGGCAGCGGCGCGGCGCTAA
- a CDS encoding acyl-CoA dehydrogenase family protein gives MLDYFQAAGLLGPDEQLVMQSVRGYVDAQLMPHIAAWWDDGELPVREVMKGLGAQGLLGPTVAEEYGGAGASYSAYGAMMYELERCDSGLRSAASVQGSLVMHPINTYGSDEQKRAYLPGLASGELIGCFGLTEPDGGSDPGAMRTRARRDGGDYVLNGNKMWITNSPVADLAVVWAKCSENAGDEGVVRGFIVPRDARGFSTPKITRKMSLRASMTGEIVLEDCRIPAANILPGVQGLKGPLGCLTSARYGIAWGAMGALEAVYSATLDYTTGRTTFGKPIASRQLVQDKLVRMLTDHTCGLLLAVQLGKLKDSGSMNFGQVSLAKRNNVRVALNGARLARELHGGNGITTEYPIIRHMLNLETVDTYEGTHDIHTLIVGRDITGMGALE, from the coding sequence ATGCTCGATTATTTCCAGGCGGCGGGCCTGCTCGGCCCCGATGAACAGCTTGTCATGCAGAGTGTCCGGGGCTACGTGGATGCCCAGCTGATGCCGCACATCGCCGCGTGGTGGGACGACGGCGAGTTGCCCGTGCGCGAGGTGATGAAGGGGCTGGGCGCACAGGGGCTGCTGGGGCCGACGGTGGCCGAGGAATACGGCGGCGCGGGGGCCAGCTACAGCGCCTACGGAGCCATGATGTACGAGCTGGAACGCTGCGACAGTGGCCTGAGAAGTGCCGCCAGCGTGCAGGGCAGTCTGGTGATGCACCCGATCAACACCTACGGCAGCGACGAGCAGAAGCGGGCATATCTGCCGGGGCTGGCGAGCGGCGAACTCATCGGCTGTTTCGGCCTGACCGAACCCGACGGCGGCAGCGACCCCGGTGCCATGAGGACGCGTGCCCGCAGAGACGGCGGCGACTACGTGCTGAACGGCAACAAGATGTGGATCACCAACAGCCCGGTGGCTGATCTGGCGGTGGTGTGGGCCAAATGTTCCGAGAACGCCGGAGATGAGGGCGTGGTGCGCGGGTTCATCGTGCCGCGAGACGCCAGAGGGTTCAGCACGCCCAAAATCACGCGCAAGATGAGCCTGCGAGCCAGCATGACCGGAGAGATCGTGCTGGAAGACTGCCGCATTCCCGCCGCCAACATATTGCCCGGCGTGCAGGGACTGAAAGGGCCACTCGGCTGCCTGACCAGCGCCCGCTACGGCATCGCCTGGGGCGCAATGGGCGCACTGGAAGCGGTGTACAGCGCCACCCTCGACTACACCACCGGGCGCACGACCTTCGGCAAGCCCATCGCCTCGCGCCAACTGGTACAGGACAAACTGGTTCGCATGCTGACCGACCACACCTGCGGCCTGCTGCTGGCCGTGCAGCTCGGCAAACTGAAAGACAGCGGCAGCATGAACTTCGGTCAGGTTTCCTTAGCCAAGCGCAACAACGTGCGGGTGGCCCTGAATGGCGCACGGCTGGCCCGCGAGCTGCACGGCGGCAACGGCATCACCACCGAATATCCCATCATCCGGCACATGCTCAACCTCGAAACGGTGGACACCTATGAGGGCACACACGACATTCATACGCTGATCGTGGGGCGCGATATTACCGGGATGGGGGCACTGGAATAG